From one Sardina pilchardus chromosome 6, fSarPil1.1, whole genome shotgun sequence genomic stretch:
- the mfap5 gene encoding microfibril associated protein 5: MGSYPIILLLCCLHARDAVVRAQQTELPSNVPDLQPSDCREEMYPCTRMYSVHRPIKRCIHSLCLYSLPRVYVINKEICVRTVCQQDELLKAELCREKSGWPKRLTRSTKKRCRRGNPKTWANKA, encoded by the exons ATGGGCAGCTACCCAATCATCTTGTTGCTGTGCTGTCTCCATG CGCGAGATGCAGTTGTCCGCGCCCAACAAACTG AGTTACCTTCAAATGTCCCGGACCTACAGCcatctg ACTGCAGGGAGGAGATGTACCCCTGCACCAGGATGTACTCAGTCCACCGGCCCATCAAGAGATGCATCCACTCTCTGTGCCTTTACAG CCTCCCTCGAGTCTATGTGATCAACAAAGAGATCTGTGTGCGCACGGTCTGCCAACAGGATGAACTGCTCAAGG cggAGCTTTGCAGGGAGAAATCTGGCTGGCCCAAGAGACTCACGAGGTCAACTAAAAAACGTTGTCGTCGTGGAAACCCAAAAACCTGGGCAAACAAGGCTTGA
- the sbk3 gene encoding uncharacterized serine/threonine-protein kinase SBK3 isoform X2 yields the protein MLAVHKKIGTPMALKFFPRQDTSLQAFLREYNLSLSFCTHPSLNRALGIFYSTPSYYVFAQQAGLHGDLYDVIVSKDGISEECSQRVISQLSGAVSHLHSLGFVHRDIKPENIFLCDAACRWVKLGDFGLVRAQGTEVRAVWYESPFCVPEVAAAKRKKLESRTKKEADEEEEEEEEEEDIWISVEPSLDNWALGILVFCLLTSCFPWEESTTDDSSFRAYKKWFDHMSDSEEDANCYDQIAPYFSTFSPLALSLFRQLLNPEPSLRAGADEIPGYLGGSWLLETEKEERRKAEEAEREARKVSDGGITREKEREGRGER from the exons ATGCTGGCTGTCCACAAAAAAATAG GGACGCCCATGGCACTGAAGTTCTTCCCCCGGCAGGACACGTCCCTCCAGGCGTTCCTGCGCGAATACaacctctcgctctccttctgcACGCATCCCTCTCTCAACCGAGCCCTCGGGATCTTCTACTCCACTCCCTCCTACTACGTCTTCGCGCAACAGGCCGGTCTCCATGGTGACCTGTACGATGTCATTGTGTCAAAG gatGGTATAAGTGAGGAGTGCTCTCAGAGAGTGATATCTCAGCTGAGTGGGGCTGTGTCCCACCTCCACTCTCTTGGCTTTGTCCACCGCGACATTAAGCCTGAGAACATCTTCCTCTGCGACGCCGCGTGCCGCTGGGTCAAACTGGGCGACTTTGGCCTGGTGAGGGCTCAGGGCACGGAGGTCCGCGCCGTCTGGTACGAGTCACCCTTCTGCGTGCCTGAGGTAGCCGCGGCCAAAAGGAAGAAGCTTGAAAGCAGGACAAAGAAGGAAgcggatgaggaggaggaagaggaggaggaagaggaggatattTGGATATCCGTAGAGCCCAGTTTGGATAACTGGGCCCTGGGAATTCTGGTGTTTTGCCTGCTGACCAGCTGCTTCCCCTGGGAGGAGAGCACCACAGATGACTCGTCCTTCCGCGCGTACAAGAAGTGGTTCGACCACATGTCCGACAGCGAGGAGGACGCCAACTGCTATGACCAAATCGCTCCGTACTTTTCCACCTTCAGCCCGCTAGCTCTGTCCCTCTTCAGGCAGCTGCTGAACCCAGAGCCCTCGCTCAGGGCCGGGGCCGACGAGATCCCAGGCTACCTGGGGGGCTCCTGGCTCCTAGAGactgagaaggaggagaggaggaaggcagAGGAGGCCGAGAGGGAGGCCAGGAAAGTGTCAGACGGAGGAATcacaagggagaaagaaagggaggggagaggagaaagataa
- the znf628 gene encoding zinc finger protein 628, with protein MKMANSVATLVVQTELLPTQPSSSLSPFPSLLAPGDDVEEDGERPEEKTATEVVLTGMEMVTSTSSPVTSVPQNPEHPFQCLDCGKSFKWSSRLAHHQRSHNNERPYRCNLCPKAFKGSSALLYHQRSHSGEKPYKCDDCGKAFKRSSLLQVHRSVHTGLRTFQCPYCPLTFKWSSHYQYHLRQHTGECPYPCDSCPKAFKNSSSLRRHKNVHLGLKPYVCGVCSKAFTQSTNLRQHMRIHTGERPYVCNKCGRTFTHSSNLALHRTSHADDKLKELAGEGKEAGAGAEGAAAMQGTAAAEELTAVGIQDMVGFVGQEAGLGVGEVFLTHHTTTGAGGQTMLTLTPTTVAAAAGHVHVTTDTGASVLLFSCGSCNQTFTSQRDLEEHQTLHLGALGPGATAGPEAGEPTGAEASTVSLVGAGPLLADFEEVVETTTVAETGQGATELLGLGGGAEGGVGGQNGQPQYDLLQSFTTVPQLPPEASVPTDTTGGAANVSMVCTYCGKNFKTSSGLTRHVAQAHSLSSSQTRSQFNCSACDRSFPLLSSLLTHQYSHTPEQRLLAEAEAEIVCPPSLSLPLPSSPTAKGAEGGEGEREIHVSLIAATEQEAPKPVTTRGAGKGGRRGAATKTPGNGDRPYRCSECGKSFKGSSGLRYHMRDHTGERPYRCTECGKSFKRSSLLSIHQRVHTGVRAFQCPYCPLTFKWSSHYQYHLRQHTGERPYVCQECGKSFKNTSCLRRHSQLHSGLRPHSCPVCGKSFSQTSNLKQHERTHSGERPFQCAQCHKSFTHSSNLQLHLRTHSSRKDFKCPHCGKEFVMHSYLQRHLRTHATGGAGAKEGAKVAKGGGGGGGGGGGGVAGGAGQTLSLSVNAPGGLSSLFPGDGSGSSTLLLSPSNLDIPPNTSQNYFMIQTPSGLQLIPLSSPTPTQPPPPPPPPPPPPPPPPPQPQSQNYLLLQCQGTNGNQPSLILVPTASNPVAAEPQSLPVVQTLPALQPVLGQAQSPMPQFQTVQTQPRFIITNPSSANAQVVATNPAPRNSTLTRPILGKLTSTKTGRSRRGRKPKAASQTPGQVAPALPAGSQPASTSAAIPTLSTTVSMPSVSTQLSQAPACDIQAASTSASGPTAEATMQGGHLTKPPAVWTDQAMPAEVKPEDTLPQERFVLCFEKDTGEECKKEESEMGVGVGGGGEGGRSYVLQFEGEAERDGGDREGGERQEESYVLHFQADGEREGDGGKEQDGMVSLNLLQDWGTERQAERASGLGEGVEGEGESFILHFQAAEAHEEGAQTGAGYPEAQGDDLGLSCPPAQALVPLGGQEVVFQLEDEAKMVGGSGPGDNVQMIALIEGEGAGSREGGAFGQAEGAVRESREQMEGIFQLEGGEGIVIIEVSTSSLREGGMEEGGAVTLESMEGKEMNDIRDVAVGVVSEAETLGQKNADHEN; from the exons ATGAAGATGGCCAACTCAGTGGCCACGCTGGTGGTGCAGACGGAGCTCCTGCCGACTCAGCCGTCAtcgtctctgtctcccttcccctctctgctgGCTCCCGGTGATGATGTGGAGGAGGATGGCGAGAGGCCGGAGGAGAAGACTGCTACCGAGGTGGTGCTCACCGGCATGGAGATGGTGACGTCCACCTCGTCTCCCGTCACGTCTGTGCCCCAGAATCCTGAGCACCCCTTTCAGTGCCTGGATTGTGGGAAAAGCTTCAAATGGTCATCCAGACTGGCCCACCATCAGCGCAGCCACAATAATGAGAGGCCCTACCGCTGCAACCTTTGTCCCAAGGCCTTCAAGGGTTCCTCTGCACTGCTCTACCACCAGCG GTCCCACTCTGGGGAGAAGCCCTACAAGTGTGATGACTGTGGCAAAGCCTTCAAACGCTCCTCTCTGCTGCAG GTTCACCGCAGCGTTCACACGGGACTCCGCACTTTCCAGTGCCCCTACTGCCCCCTGACCTTCAAGTGGAGCTCCCACTACCAGTACCACCTGCGCCAGCACACCGGCGAGTGCCCGTACCCTTGCGACAGCTGCCCCAAGGCCTTCAAGAACTCCAGCAGCCTGCGGCGGCACAAGAACGTGCACCTGGGCCTCAAGCCGTACGTGTGCGGCGTGTGCAGCAAGGCCTTCACGCAGTCCACCAACCTGCGGCAGCACATGCGCATCCACACGGGCGAGCGGCCGTACGTCTGCAACAAGTGCGGCCGCACCTTCACGCACTCGTCCAACCTGGCGCTGCATCGCACCTCGCACGCGGACGACAAGCTGAAGGAGCTGGCGGGAGAGGGCAAGGAGGCGGGCGCGGGCGCGGAGGGGGCGGCGGCCATGCAGGGGACGGCGGCCGCCGAGGAGCTGACCGCGGTGGGCATCCAGGACATGGTGGGCTTCGTGGGTCAGGAGGCCGGGCTGGGCGTGGGCGAGGTGTTCCTCACGCACCACACGACGACGGGCGCCGGCGGTCAGACCATGCTGACGCTGACGCCCACCACGgtcgcggcggcggcggggcaCGTGCACGTGACCACCGACACGGGCGCCAGCGTGCTGCTGTTCAGCTGCGGCAGCTGCAACCAGACCTTCACCTCGCAGAGAGACCTGGAGGAGCACCAGACCCTCCACCTGGGGGCCCTGGGGCCCGGGGCCACGGCGGGGCCGGAGGCCGGCGAGCCCACGGGCGCCGAGGCGTCCACCGTCAGCCTGGTTGGGGCTGGACCCCTCCTGGCGGATTtcgaggaggtggtggagacgACCACGGTGGCAGAGACTGGGCAGGGTGCCACGGAGCTGCTGGGCCTGGGCGGGGGAGCcgagggaggggtgggtggacaGAACGGCCAGCCGCAGTACGATCTCCTCCAGAGCTTCACCACAGTGCCACAGTTGCCCCCCGAGGCCAGCGTGCCCACAGACACAACAGGAGGAGCAGCGAACGTCTCCATGGTCTGCACTTACTGTGGGAAAAACTTCAAGACCAGCAGCGGGTTAACCAGGCATGTGGCACAG gcccactccctctcctcgtCCCAGACGCGCTCCCAGTTCAACTGCTCGGCATGCGACCGCTCCTTCCCGCTCCTCTCGTCCCTGCTGACCCACCAGTACTCGCACACGCCCGAGCAGCGGCTCTTGGCCGAGGCCGAGGCCGAGATCGTCTGCCCGCCGTCCCTCTCCCTGCCCCTGCCGTCCTCCCCCACCGCCAAAGGAGCGGAGGGCGGCGAGGGGGAGCGGGAGATCCACGTCAGCCTCATCGCCGCCACGGAGCAGGAGGCGCCCAAGCCTGTGACGACGAGAGGGGCGGGGAAAGGAGGCCGCAGAGGGGCAGCCACCAAGACCCCTGGCAACGGCG ATCGCCCGTATCGCTGCTCAGAATGTGGGAAGTCGTTTAAGGGCTCGTCCGGTCTGCGCTACCACATGCGGgaccacacaggagagaggcccTACCGCTGCACCGAGTGTGGCAAGAGCTTCAAGAGGTCCTCGCTGCTCTCCATCCACCAGAGA GTCCACACAGGTGTGCGTGCCTTCCAGTGCCCCTACTGCCCGCTGACCTTCAAGTGGAGCTCCCACTACCAGTACCACCTGCGCCAGCACACGGGCGAGCGGCCGTACGTGTGCCAGGAGTGCGGCAAGTCCTTCAAGAACACCAGCTGCCTGCGGCGCCACAGCCAGCTGCACTCGGGCCTGCGGCCGCACTCCTGCCCGGTGTGCGGCAAGTCCTTCTCGCAGACGTCCAACCTGAAGCAGCACGAGCGCACGCACTCGGGCGAGCGGCCCTTCCAGTGCGCGCAGTGCCACAAGAGCTTCACGCACTCCTCCAACCTGCAGCTGCACCTGCGCACGCACTCCTCGCGCAAGGACTTCAAGTGCCCGCACTGCGGCAAGGAGTTCGTCATGCACTCCTACCTGCAGAGGCACCTCCGGACGCACGCCACCGGCGGCGCCGGCGCCAAGGAGGGGGCGAAGGTGgccaagggaggaggagggggcggaggaggaggaggtggcggggTGGCAGGAGGCGCGGGGCAGACGCTGAGTCTGAGCGTGAACGCGCCGGGCGGCCTCAGCTCGCTGTTCCCGGGCGACGGCTCGGGCAGCTCCACGCTGCTGCTGTCGCCCTCCAACCTGGACATCCCGCCCAACACGTCGCAGAACTACTTCATGATCCAGACGCCCTCGGGGCTGCAGCTCATCCCGCTGTCCAGCCCCACGCCCACGCAGCCcccgccgcctcctccgcccccgcctccgccccctccaccgcctccacccCAGCCGCAGTCCCAGAACTACCTGCTGCTGCAGTGCCAGGGCACCAACGGGAACCAGCCCAGCCTCATCCTGGTGCCCACCGCCTCTAACCCCGTGGCCGCCGAGCCGCAGTCTCTTCCTGTGGTGCAGACCCTCCCGGCGCTGCAGCCGGTTCTGGGCCAGGCCCAAAGCCCCATGCCCCAGTTCCAGACGGTCCAGACCCAGCCCCGCTTCATCATCACCAACCCCAGCAGCGCCAACGCCCAGGTGGTCGCCACCAACCCAGCGCCCCGAAATTCCACGCTCACGCGGCCCATTCTGGGGAAGCTCACCAGCACCAAAACCGGCAGGAGTCGACGCGGGCGAAAGCCCAAAGCCGCGTCCCAGACTCCCGGTCAGGTGGCGCCCGCGCTCCCCGCAGGCTCCCAGCCGGCCAGCACGTCAGCCGCCATCCCCACACTCAGCACTACGGTTAGCATGCCAAGCGTTAGCACTCAGTTGTCTCAGGCGCCAGCTTGTGACATTCAGGCTGCCTCGACCAGCGCCTCTGGGCCCACAGCGGAGGCCACAATGCAGGGCGGTCATCTCACAAAGCCCCCGGCTGTTTGGACGGACCAGGCTATGCCTGCAGAGGTCAAGCCTGAAGACACATTGCCACAGGAGAGGTTTGTGCTGTGCTTCGAAAAGGACACGGGAGAGGAGTGcaagaaagaggagagtgagatgggggtgggggtggggggaggtggggaagGAGGAAGATCGTACGTGTTACAGTTTGAAGGCGAGGCGGAGCGAGATGGAGGAGATCGCgagggtggagagaggcaggaggagtCGTATGTGCTCCACTTCCAGGCAGAcggagagcgggagggagatggagggaaggagcaGGACGGGATGGTGTCCCTGAACCTGCTCCAGGACTGGGGCACCGAGAGGCAGGCGGAGAGGGCGTCCGGCCTGGGCGAAGGCGTCGAGGGGGAGGGCGAGTCATTCATCCTCCACTTCCAGGCAGCTGAGGCCCACGAGGAGGGGGCCCAGACAGGTGCAGGATACCCAGAGGCGCAGGGCGACGACTTGGGCCTCTCCTGTCCACCTGCTCAGGCCCTCGTGCCGCTCGGCGGGCAGGAGGTGGTCTTTCAGCTGGAGGACGAGGCCAAAATGGTTGGAGGCTCCGGGCCTGGCGACAACGTCCAGATGATTGCACTGATCGAGGGAGAGGGCGCCGGCTCGAGAGAGGGCGGCGCGTTTGGCCAAGCTGAGGGGGCggtgagggagagcagggagcaGATGGAGGGCATCTTCCAGCTGGAGGGGGGCGAGGGCATCGTCATCATCGAGGTGAGCACAAGCAGCCTCCGCGAGGGGGgcatggaggagggaggggcggTGACGCTAGAGAGCATGGAGGGGAAGGAGATGAACGATATCCGGGACGTGGCGGTGGGGGTCGTGTCCGAGGCGGAGACCCTCGGCCAGAAAAATGCCGATCATGAGAACTAG
- the aicda gene encoding single-stranded DNA cytosine deaminase translates to MKTKLDSVLLAQKKFIYQYKNMRWARGRCETYLCFVVKRRIGPNSLSFDFGHMRNRTGCHVEVLFLRHLGWLCPGLWDIGPGGVRLCYSVTWFCSWSPCSDCARRLANLLSQMPNLRLRIFISRLYFCDLEDSREREGLRQLKRAGVKMSIMTFKDYFYCWQTFVACNARAFKAWDGLHQNSVRLTRKLYRILMPTETEDLRDAFTLLGL, encoded by the exons ATGAAAACCAAGTTAGACAG CGTGCTACTGGCCCAGAAGAAGTTCATCTACCAATACAAAAACATGCGGTGGGCTCGCGGTCGCTGTGAGACTTATCTGTGCTTTGTGGTGAAAAGAAGGATTGGACCCAACTCACTGTCCTTTGATTTCGGGCACATGCGCAATCGCACCGGCTGTCACGTGGAG GTCCTGTTTCTGCGCCACCTGGGTTGGCTATGTCCAGGCCTGTGGGATATTGGTCCGGGTGGGGTGAGGCTGTGCTACTCCGTCACCTGGTTCTGTTCCTGGTCACCGTGTTCAGACTGCGCCCGCCGCCTGGCCAACCTCCTGTCACAGATGCCTAACTTGCGGCTACGGATCTTCATCTCACGCCTCTACTTCTGTGATCTGGAAgacagcagggagagagaggggctcagACAGTTGAAGAGAGCAGGGGTGAAGATGTCCATTATGACTTTCAAAG acTATTTCTACTGTTGGCAAACATTTGTGGCTTGCAATGCAAGAGCCTTCAAGGCTTGGGATGGACTCCACCAGAACTCTGTGAGACTGACCAGGAAACTCTACCGCATCCTCATG CCCACTGAGACTGAAGACCTGAGAGATGCGTTTACACTGCTCGGACTGTGA
- the nat14 gene encoding probable N-acetyltransferase 14 — MVRLDLGSVALRRMRLEDIEAVKGLIKEGCEGTENRLILHLLTRPLALFMLAVLSSILRCVMHSFILALVIPVFILIIYLKLTLPRSTGILGARRPYWDYVGSTYLAEKDSELENPYSRMARPVGAKGKTQEKAKRRKKKEEKAKEAENHDMEDLQDRARVAGEVWVADNDGEVIACVSREPVHRSGVTRICRLVVQSWYRREGLGGLLVQSLTNREKERGARRVYAHVPFPSRVGELFFRKLGYRLQGEVADGEEEQSKDFEEPQRGWLGFAVTKVFVKDL; from the exons ATGGTGAGGCTAGACCTGGGAAGTGTAGCCCTCCGCAGGATGAGGCTAGAGGACATAGAGGCGGTCAAAGGTTTGATAAAG GAGGGCTGCGAGGGCACGGAGAACCGGCTGATCCTGCACCTCCTCACTCGGCCCCTGGCACTCTTCATGCTGGCCGTGCTCTCCTCCATCTTGCGCTGCGTCATGCACTCCTTCATCCTGGCCTTGGTCATCCCCGTGTTCATCCTCATCATCTACCTCAAGCTCACGCTGCCTCGCTCCACTGGGATCCTGGGAGCGCGCCGGCCTTACTGGGACTACGTGGGCAGCACCTACCTGGCGGAGAAAGACTCTGAACTGGAGAACCCCTACTCGCGGATGGCCAGGCCGGTAGGGGCCAAGGGCAAGACCCAGGAGAAGGCCAAgcggaggaagaagaaggaggagaaggcgaAAGAGGCTGAGAACCACGACATGGAAGACCTGCAGGACAGAGCGCGGGTGGCGGGGGAGGTGTGGGTGGCGGACAACGACGGGGAGGTCATCGCCTGCGTGTCCAGGGAGCCGGTCCACCGCTCGGGGGTGACCCGCATCTGCCGGCTGGTGGTGCAGAGCTGGTACCGCAGGGAGGGCCTGGGCGGCCTGCTGGTGCAGTCGCTCACCAACCGGGAGAAGGAGCGCGGCGCCCGCAGGGTCTACGCCCACGTGCCCTTCCCCTCCCGCGTGGGGGAGCTCTTCTTCAGGAAGCTGGGCTACCGGCTGCAGGGCGAGGTGGCCGACGGGGAGGAAGAGCAGAGCAAGGACTTCGAGGAGCCTCAGAGGGGCTGGCTGGGATTCGCCGTcaccaaagtgtttgtgaaggaCCTATGA
- the sbk3 gene encoding uncharacterized serine/threonine-protein kinase SBK3 isoform X1, translated as MTAATEQLDELCYLTAQSLTTLKTSEHFKLIKLLGQGSYGKVMLAVHKKIGTPMALKFFPRQDTSLQAFLREYNLSLSFCTHPSLNRALGIFYSTPSYYVFAQQAGLHGDLYDVIVSKDGISEECSQRVISQLSGAVSHLHSLGFVHRDIKPENIFLCDAACRWVKLGDFGLVRAQGTEVRAVWYESPFCVPEVAAAKRKKLESRTKKEADEEEEEEEEEEDIWISVEPSLDNWALGILVFCLLTSCFPWEESTTDDSSFRAYKKWFDHMSDSEEDANCYDQIAPYFSTFSPLALSLFRQLLNPEPSLRAGADEIPGYLGGSWLLETEKEERRKAEEAEREARKVSDGGITREKEREGRGER; from the exons GCTGCGACAGAGCAACTGGACGAGCTCTGCTATCTCACAGCTCAGTCTCTCACCACACTGAAGACGTCAGAGCACTTTAAGCTTATCAAGCTGCTGGGACAGGGGTCATATGGAAAAGTCATGCTGGCTGTCCACAAAAAAATAG GGACGCCCATGGCACTGAAGTTCTTCCCCCGGCAGGACACGTCCCTCCAGGCGTTCCTGCGCGAATACaacctctcgctctccttctgcACGCATCCCTCTCTCAACCGAGCCCTCGGGATCTTCTACTCCACTCCCTCCTACTACGTCTTCGCGCAACAGGCCGGTCTCCATGGTGACCTGTACGATGTCATTGTGTCAAAG gatGGTATAAGTGAGGAGTGCTCTCAGAGAGTGATATCTCAGCTGAGTGGGGCTGTGTCCCACCTCCACTCTCTTGGCTTTGTCCACCGCGACATTAAGCCTGAGAACATCTTCCTCTGCGACGCCGCGTGCCGCTGGGTCAAACTGGGCGACTTTGGCCTGGTGAGGGCTCAGGGCACGGAGGTCCGCGCCGTCTGGTACGAGTCACCCTTCTGCGTGCCTGAGGTAGCCGCGGCCAAAAGGAAGAAGCTTGAAAGCAGGACAAAGAAGGAAgcggatgaggaggaggaagaggaggaggaagaggaggatattTGGATATCCGTAGAGCCCAGTTTGGATAACTGGGCCCTGGGAATTCTGGTGTTTTGCCTGCTGACCAGCTGCTTCCCCTGGGAGGAGAGCACCACAGATGACTCGTCCTTCCGCGCGTACAAGAAGTGGTTCGACCACATGTCCGACAGCGAGGAGGACGCCAACTGCTATGACCAAATCGCTCCGTACTTTTCCACCTTCAGCCCGCTAGCTCTGTCCCTCTTCAGGCAGCTGCTGAACCCAGAGCCCTCGCTCAGGGCCGGGGCCGACGAGATCCCAGGCTACCTGGGGGGCTCCTGGCTCCTAGAGactgagaaggaggagaggaggaaggcagAGGAGGCCGAGAGGGAGGCCAGGAAAGTGTCAGACGGAGGAATcacaagggagaaagaaagggaggggagaggagaaagataa
- the il11a gene encoding interleukin-11, which yields MKLLVDSSSSLLLSLLLAQLPLFTSAKPLRYPVHNDFDKLTNQTKHLLKLTQDLLKEHSLDTEIENHRFKSLPSMGNRATDLSSLELKPTLSQLHADLRSFEHHFDWLHRISQKHKHSSIPKLMEIIHQIKILMNSLQRQMGRVEAHRHPFPNPSMPPHPAFHWEVAQSSIELLQQFRLFCDWATRAFLTLKSKVPA from the exons ATGAAAT tGCTGGTTGACTCCTCCTCATCCCTGCTCCTGTCGCTGCTGCTGGCCCAGCTGCCATTGTTTACATCTGCAAAGCCGCTGCGATACCCCGTCCATAATGACTTTGACAAGCTAACCAATCAAACAAAACATCTGCTGAAACTCACACAAGATCTACTG AAAGAACACTCCCTTGACACGGAGATCGAGAACCACAGATTCAAGTCTCTCCCATCCATGGGCAACCGAGCAACAGATCTCAGCTCACTAGAG CTGAAGCCCACTCTCTCCCAGCTCCACGCCGACCTCAGGTCCTTCGAGCATCACTTTGATTGGCTGCACCGAATCTCACAGAAGCATAAACACTCCTCCATACCCAAACTCATGGAAATCATTCACCAGATTAAGATCCTTATGAACTCCCTCCAGCGACAG ATGGGCAGAGTGGAGGCTCACCGCCACCCCTTTCCCAATCCCTCCATGCCACCACACCCGGCCTTCCACTGGGAGGTGGCCCAGTCCTCCATAGAGCTCCTCCAGCAGTTCCGTCTCTTCTGTGACTGGGCAACAAGGGCATTCCTCACCTTAAAGTCCAAGGTCCCGGCATGA